The Amblyomma americanum isolate KBUSLIRL-KWMA chromosome 3, ASM5285725v1, whole genome shotgun sequence genome window below encodes:
- the LOC144125478 gene encoding putative serine carboxypeptidase CPVL: MKPILLTLGVLLGGAQAWFGSPMRRVYNGPDSNRRAPSQLGDVGEPLFLTPLIEAGDLDRARNLSRVGSLGDVPDFPGYSGFLTVNKEYGNNLFFWFFPAKENPQNAPVVLWLQGGPGGSSLFGLFVEHGPYRVSRGGVPRLRDTTWAQRYSMLYIDNPVGAGFSFTEDDRGYARNEVDVGRDLHEALQQFFTLFHEYAGNDFYATGESYAGKYVPAIAHAIDTAVAPRVKVNLRGIAIGDGMVDPETMCDYADFLYQIGLVDRRQADYIRMKTGQAVDDIKQGRYLDAFLIFDELINGDTTSRPSYFKNVTGLDFYYNFLLSREPKCFGYYHSFVDSPVVRRAIHVGNLTFNNGDETESHLREDIMQSVKPWLASLMDKPQYKVLIYNGQLDIIIAYPLTDSFVMSIPWSGKAAFDKAPRMIWKKPSGVGVAGYVRKVGNFTQVLVRDAGHILPYDQPEVALDLITRFIDDKPFSL; the protein is encoded by the exons ATGAAGCCCATCTTGCTTACACTAGGCGTGTTGCTCGGCGGCGCTCAGGCCTGGTTCGGCTCTCCAATGCGCAGAGTCTACAACGG GCCAGACAGCAACCGCAGAGCGCCTTCGCAGTTGGGCGACGTGGGAGAGCCGCTCTTCCTGACGCCGCTCATCGAGGCTGGTGACCTGGATAGGGCGCGCAACCTGAGCCGCGTCGGCTCGCTCGGGGACGTGCCAGACTTCCCCGGCTACTCGGGTTTCCTCACCGTCAACAAGGAGTACGGCAACAACCTGTTCTTCTGGTTCTTCCCGGCCAAG GAGAACCCACAGAACGCTCCCGTCGTGCTGTGGCTGCAAGGCGGACCCGGCGGCTCCTCGCTTTTCGGTCTGTTCGTGGAGCACGGTCCGTACCGCGTCTCCAGAGGCGGCGTTCCCAGGCTTCGGGACACAACCTGGGCGCAGCGCTACTCGATGCTCTACATAGACAACCCGGTGGGCGCTGGCTTCAGCTTCACAGAGGACGATCGCGGCTACGCGCGCAACGAGGTGGACGTCGGCAGAGACCTGCACGAGGCCCTCCAGCAGTTCTTCACGCTCTTCCACGAGTACGCCGGCAACGACTTCTACGCGACGGGAGAGTCCTACGCCG GAAAGTACGTGCCGGCAATCGCTCACGCAATCGACACGGCCGTGGCACCTAGAGTCAAGGTCAACCTGCGGGGCATTGCCATCGGGGACGGCATGGTTGACCCGGAGACCATGTGCGACTACGCCGACTTTCTGTACCAGATTGGCCTCGTAGACCGGCGGCAGGCAGATTACATCAGAATGAAGACTGGGCAAGCCGTCGACGACATTAAGCAAGGGCGCTACCTGGACGCGTTCCTCATCTTCGATGAACTCATCAATGGAGACACCACCTCGCGGCCATCGTACTTCAAGAACGTCACCGGGCTCGACTTTTACTACAACTTCCTCCTGTCCAGAGAGCCCAAGTGCTTCGGTTATTATCACTCCTTCGTCGATTCGCCTGTCGTTCGCCGGGCCATCCATGTGGGGAACCTGACCTTCAACAACGGCGACGAGACTGAGAGCCACCTTCGGGAAGACATCATGCAGTCTGTCAAGCCCTGGCTCGCCTCACTCATGGACAAGCCCCAATACAAAGTGCTCATATACAACGGACAGCTGGACATTATCATCGCGTACCCTCTGACGGACAGCTTTGTCATGAGCATACCGTGGTCTGGCAAGGCAGCCTTCGACAAGGCGCCACGCATGATCTGGAAGAAGCCAAGCGGAGTTGGCGTGGCAGGCTACGTCCGGAAGGTGGGCAACTTCACGCAAGTTCTGGTCAGGGACGCCGGACACATCCTGCCTTATGACCAGCCAGAAGTTGCCTTGGACCTCATCACCCGATTCATCGACGACAAGCCTTTCTCCTTGTAG
- the LOC144125476 gene encoding putative serine carboxypeptidase CPVL, with product MAPVATRMAKSVLFASFLCANVDAWVTNMWKVYNVKGQDHAAGHLLGDVGGPLFLTPLIEAGQLDKALNLSRVGPLYTGADLLSYAGFLTINKDFSSNIFFWFFPARENPAVAPVVLWLQGGPGGSSMFGLFLEHGPYRVDKGGILRLRNATWAHRYSMLYVDNPVGSGFSFTWDERGYARDTRDVARSLNEALQQFFTLFHRYAANDFYVAGESYAGKYVTALANLIDTTIHGRVNINLRGIAVGNAWLDPETMLDYSEFLYQVGLVDRRQADYIRRRTDRVIGLIRHGRFEDAYEVMDLLMGGFTTSTSYFRNVSGVDAPYNFLLGESKTKKQLDLYRSYLERHEFRQAVHLGNVAFNSGRDAASHLLCDVMRTVKPSFASLLERNYKVLVYSGQLDAVVPYPLTENFLATLHWSGAEALDAARRRVWRTSASNGSAVAGYVKKAGNLLEVMVRDAGHFVPYDQPDVALDMISRFIDGAPFD from the exons atgGCTCCGGTCGCAACAAGGATGGCCAAGTCGGTGCTTTTCGCGTCCTTCCTGTGCGCGAACGTGGACGCCTGGGTAACCAACATGTGGAAAGTCTACAACGT TAAGGGTCAAGACCACGCAGCCGGTCACCTGCTGGGCGATGTCGGTGGTCCGCTCTTCCTGACGCCGCTGATCGAAGCCGGCCAGCTGGACAAGGCGCTCAACCTGAGCCGCGTTGGTCCGCTCTACACCGGTGCTGACCTGCTCAGCTACGCGGGATTCCTCACCATCAACAAGGACTTCTCTAGCAACATTTTCTTCTGGTTCTTCCCCGCCAGG GAGAACCCCGCCGTTGCTCCCGTGGTTCTGTGGCTTCAGGGTGGGCCTGGGGGCTCCTCGATGTTCGGCCTGTTCTTGGAGCACGGCCCGTACCGCGTCGACAAAGGCGGCATCCTGCGACTGCGAAACGCCACCTGGGCGCATCGATACTCGATGCTGTACGTGGACAACCCGGTGGGCTCCGGGTTCAGCTTCACGTGGGACGAACGCGGCTACGCCCGGGATACCCGCGACGTGGCGCGAAGCCTCAATGAGGCCCTGCAGCAGTTCTTCACGCTGTTCCACCGGTACGCGGCGAACGACTTCTACGTTGCCGGAGAGTCGTACGCAG GCAAATACGTGACAGCCCTGGCAAACCTCATCGACACGACAATTCATGGGCGAGTAAACATCAACTTGCGTGGTATCGCTGTCGGCAACGCCTGGCTGGATCCGGAGACGATGCTCGACTACTCGGAGTTCCTCTACCAGGTTGGTCTGGTGGACCGACGACAGGCGGACTACATACGGCGGCGAACCGACAGGGTGATCGGGCTGATACGGCACGGGCGCTTCGAGGACGCCTATGAAGTCATGGATCTTCTGATGGGCGGCTTCACGACGTCCACGTCGTACTTCAGGAACGTCAGCGGCGTTGACGCGCCCTACAACTTCCTACTAGGCGAAAGCAAGACTAAAAAGCAGCTGGACCTGTACAG GTCCTACTTGGAGAGGCACGAGTTCAGGCAGGCCGTGCACTTGGGCAACGTCGCCTTCAACAGCGGCCGCGACGCGGCGTCGCACCTCCTCTGCGACGTCATGCGCACCGTGAAGCCCTCGTTCGCCTCGCTGCTCGAGAGGAACTACAAGGTGCTCGTCTACAGCGGCCAGCTGGACGCCGTGGTGCCGTACCCGCTCACCGAGAACTTCCTCGCCACCCTTCACTGGTCGGGTGCGGAGGCCCTGGACGCCGCTCGGCGTCGGGTGTGGCGGACGTCGGCCAGCAACGGCTCCGCGGTGGCAGGCTACGTCAAGAAGGCCGGCAATCTGCTGGAAGTGATGGTCAGGGACGCGGGACACTTTGTGCCGTACGATCAACCGGACGTGGCTCTGGACATGATATCCAGGTTCATAGACGGCGCACCGTTCGATTAG